One genomic region from Desulfovibrio oxyclinae DSM 11498 encodes:
- a CDS encoding TatD family hydrolase: MAKKKKKNRPEPETLGLPAVGVESHAHMDLEEFDEDREAILDRARACGIKHIGNVFLGPDAYEANRSLFDNHPEIFFLLGVHPNDSASYVPSQIERMRDLFRSEPRLKAVGEIGLDYYWERVPHDVQKRAFAEQLELAKELKLPPVIHSRDAHDDAVAVLKECGFAGKPVLWHCFGSGPDFARELLDLGWTISIPGPVTYRKNDELREAATIIPLDRMVVESDCPFLSPEPWRGKRNHPALTGFTAAFIAELKGLPAETVWEETGKTATRFFGL, encoded by the coding sequence ATGGCAAAAAAGAAAAAGAAGAACAGACCCGAACCGGAAACCCTCGGCCTGCCCGCCGTCGGCGTCGAATCCCACGCCCATATGGATCTTGAGGAGTTCGACGAGGACCGCGAGGCCATTCTCGACCGCGCCCGTGCCTGCGGCATCAAGCATATTGGAAACGTCTTCCTTGGCCCCGATGCTTACGAGGCCAATCGCTCACTTTTCGATAACCATCCGGAAATATTCTTCCTGCTCGGCGTTCATCCCAACGATTCCGCCAGCTACGTGCCGTCCCAGATCGAACGGATGCGCGACCTGTTCCGCTCGGAGCCGCGTCTCAAGGCAGTCGGTGAAATCGGCCTCGACTATTACTGGGAACGCGTTCCGCACGACGTCCAGAAACGCGCTTTCGCCGAACAGCTCGAACTCGCCAAAGAACTGAAGCTGCCCCCGGTCATCCATTCCCGGGACGCGCACGACGATGCTGTAGCCGTGCTCAAGGAATGCGGCTTCGCAGGAAAGCCCGTGCTCTGGCACTGTTTCGGCTCCGGTCCAGACTTCGCTCGCGAACTGCTCGACCTCGGCTGGACCATCTCCATCCCCGGTCCCGTCACCTATCGCAAGAACGACGAACTGCGCGAAGCCGCGACCATCATTCCCCTCGACCGTATGGTCGTGGAAAGCGACTGTCCGTTCCTCTCCCCGGAGCCCTGGCGCGGCAAACGCAATCATCCAGCGCTCACCGGCTTCACCGCCGCCTTCATTGCCGAACTTAAAGGGCTCCCGGCCGAAACCGTCTGGGAAGAAACCGGGAAGACCGCAACACGGTTTTTCGGGTTATAG
- a CDS encoding ABC transporter permease, producing MEKTVFGSNDRKGIRRAIVLPWSKSFEISFKSLRVRFFRSMITVSSLVLAVAFLAFVLVSINVAEGVLVSGGEEAAKRLLDAGYDVRAESGTVAMTPKERWIVFLSMLVCVVGIVNAQLMSVTERFREIGVMKCLGALDTIVLRLFLLEAAMQGISGSLAGALAGGLFAWLTGWIRFGFDAVTSIPLGSLGLSLGAALLGGLLLSVAGVLYPAVVAARMRPVNAIRAEH from the coding sequence ATGGAAAAAACAGTTTTCGGTTCGAACGACAGGAAGGGCATACGTCGTGCCATTGTGTTGCCTTGGAGCAAATCGTTTGAGATCAGCTTCAAGAGTTTGCGCGTGCGGTTTTTCCGTTCGATGATCACGGTGAGCAGTTTGGTGTTGGCGGTGGCGTTTCTGGCTTTCGTTCTGGTAAGTATCAACGTTGCCGAGGGCGTTCTGGTCAGCGGCGGCGAGGAAGCGGCGAAGAGGCTTCTGGATGCCGGGTATGATGTTCGGGCCGAGTCGGGCACGGTGGCGATGACGCCGAAGGAGCGGTGGATCGTGTTTCTCTCCATGCTGGTTTGCGTGGTGGGGATCGTGAATGCGCAGCTCATGTCGGTGACCGAGCGGTTCCGTGAGATCGGCGTCATGAAATGTCTTGGTGCGCTGGATACGATCGTGTTGCGGCTTTTTCTTTTGGAGGCCGCCATGCAGGGGATTTCCGGTTCGCTGGCAGGGGCGCTTGCCGGCGGGCTTTTTGCCTGGCTGACGGGGTGGATTCGCTTCGGGTTCGATGCGGTGACGTCGATACCGTTGGGGAGCCTTGGGTTGTCGTTGGGAGCCGCCTTGCTCGGCGGTTTGCTGCTCAGTGTGGCGGGAGTGCTGTATCCCGCGGTGGTGGCCGCCCGAATGCGGCCGGTGAATGCCATCCGGGCGGAACATTAA
- a CDS encoding ABC transporter ATP-binding protein, which yields MNQDKHVIVRVVKVRKTFTMGKVEVEALKGVDLEIYSGEYISIMGPSGSGKSTLFNMIGGLDKPSDGKVFIDEVDISQLDAYELAWLRNRKIGYIFQTFNLIPVMSALENVTLPMTFAGMNEDDARDKGMELLELVGLQKRHDHKPLELSGGQQQRVAIARALANDPSIILADEPTGNLDLTTGEEAIEILRSLSADRGVTIISATHDYKMLNVSDRVVWIRDGMVDRVENREELDISVGGIQQPGKGS from the coding sequence ATGAATCAGGACAAGCACGTCATCGTCCGCGTCGTCAAGGTCAGGAAGACGTTCACCATGGGCAAGGTGGAGGTCGAGGCACTCAAGGGCGTGGACCTTGAAATCTATTCCGGGGAGTACATCTCCATCATGGGGCCTTCGGGTTCGGGGAAGTCCACGCTGTTCAACATGATCGGCGGGCTGGACAAACCTTCGGACGGCAAGGTGTTCATCGACGAGGTGGACATCTCGCAGCTTGACGCCTACGAGCTGGCGTGGCTGCGAAACCGCAAGATCGGCTACATATTTCAGACGTTCAACCTGATTCCCGTCATGAGTGCGTTGGAGAACGTCACCTTGCCCATGACCTTTGCGGGCATGAACGAGGATGATGCGCGGGACAAAGGCATGGAGCTGCTGGAGCTTGTGGGGTTGCAGAAGCGGCACGACCACAAACCGCTGGAGCTTTCGGGCGGGCAGCAGCAGCGCGTGGCCATTGCCCGTGCACTGGCGAACGATCCTTCCATCATTCTGGCGGACGAGCCCACCGGCAACCTCGACCTGACCACGGGCGAGGAGGCCATCGAGATTCTGCGGTCGCTCTCGGCTGATCGCGGCGTGACCATTATTTCCGCCACGCACGACTACAAGATGCTCAATGTTTCCGATCGGGTGGTCTGGATTCGCGACGGCATGGTGGACCGCGTGGAAAACCGTGAAGAACTGGATATTTCCGTGGGCGGCATCCAGCAGCCCGGAAAAGGGAGCTGA